The proteins below are encoded in one region of Micromonospora pisi:
- a CDS encoding DUF1800 domain-containing protein: protein MADQNVPPRRSRDDSPWDGRPQPGADGYRAAPGGPSYSRPAPGSDGYPDARYPRSAGHPQYSGYSQPAAQWAHQQSGQQVDQWTEEHRAGGRRGPQWVGPEGLEPEDRHSYAVPGELPELEDDDEGPGRSNGRRRALIALTGAAAVVAGAGAIAVASRGTGLADKILGHTPFGGDGGNATAAAITDGTADRPSGQQPSTVRTYTEQNESYMGSKAGQELKKNSPAGGRTLGGPGIAAAQTEVTVKTVLAKDPIRHLATRATFGATPKLLTEIKTLGIDEWLRRQLDPDKIAPTRAELKLSELPTLNMSIKQLRERRDTVKNVDNADEEFIWATIARQIWSDRQLYEVMVDFWNDFLHVAAYFDGGDIQRASFDRDVIRKHALGNYADMLVAANTHPALLTYLNQSQSHKDAINENLARENLELYSVGVDGGYTEMDVRQAAMLQTGLGVDKDEYVYRANRHYVGKVSILGFTSANSSAEDGEAVIKAYLRHLALHPSTANYVAQSLATRFVSDTPPKALVERLAKTYSANKGAIKPTLMTLFSSTEFWGSVGQKVRRPMEYLVATYRVLGMQPDPSPDYKKRDDLRRTPFADGLSQLKNKMEDMGQFPAGLSTPNGYPDVYVAWTSAGTMVAGWNEAHDVINGNRKVFSYTAPEKLVAAPPATAGAYLDVLAQRLVHQKLTDKEKNLILGIAGVTAATKVDATFNGAITAVARALLASPQHHLR, encoded by the coding sequence ATGGCTGACCAGAATGTGCCACCACGCCGATCGCGTGACGACAGCCCCTGGGACGGTCGACCCCAGCCCGGCGCCGACGGATACCGGGCCGCGCCCGGTGGCCCGTCGTACAGCCGCCCGGCGCCCGGGTCCGACGGCTACCCGGACGCGCGCTACCCGCGGTCGGCGGGTCACCCGCAATACTCCGGCTACTCCCAGCCGGCCGCCCAGTGGGCGCACCAGCAGTCCGGCCAACAGGTCGACCAGTGGACCGAGGAGCACCGGGCGGGCGGGCGGCGCGGACCGCAGTGGGTCGGCCCGGAAGGGCTGGAACCGGAGGACCGCCACTCGTACGCCGTACCGGGCGAACTGCCCGAACTGGAGGACGACGACGAGGGACCGGGTAGGTCGAACGGTCGTCGCCGGGCACTGATCGCGCTGACCGGGGCCGCCGCGGTGGTGGCCGGTGCCGGTGCGATCGCGGTCGCCTCCCGGGGCACCGGACTGGCCGACAAGATCCTCGGCCACACCCCGTTCGGCGGTGACGGTGGCAACGCCACCGCCGCGGCGATCACCGACGGGACCGCCGACCGCCCGAGCGGCCAGCAGCCGAGCACGGTGCGCACCTACACCGAGCAGAACGAAAGCTACATGGGCTCCAAGGCCGGGCAGGAGCTGAAGAAGAACAGCCCGGCCGGCGGCCGTACCCTCGGCGGCCCCGGGATCGCGGCGGCGCAGACCGAGGTCACGGTCAAGACCGTCCTGGCCAAGGACCCGATCCGGCACCTCGCCACCCGGGCCACCTTCGGCGCGACGCCCAAGCTGCTGACCGAGATCAAGACGTTGGGCATCGACGAGTGGTTGCGCCGGCAGCTCGACCCGGACAAGATCGCCCCCACCCGGGCCGAGCTGAAGCTCTCCGAACTGCCCACGCTGAACATGTCCATCAAGCAGCTTCGTGAGCGCCGCGACACGGTCAAGAACGTCGACAACGCCGACGAGGAGTTCATCTGGGCGACCATCGCCCGGCAGATCTGGTCCGACCGCCAGCTCTACGAGGTGATGGTCGACTTCTGGAACGACTTCCTGCACGTGGCGGCGTACTTCGACGGCGGTGACATCCAGCGCGCCTCGTTCGACCGGGACGTCATCCGCAAGCACGCGCTCGGCAACTACGCCGACATGCTGGTGGCCGCGAACACCCACCCGGCTCTGCTGACGTACCTGAACCAGAGCCAGTCGCACAAGGACGCGATCAACGAGAACCTGGCCCGGGAGAACCTGGAGCTCTACTCGGTCGGCGTCGACGGCGGCTACACCGAGATGGACGTCCGGCAGGCGGCGATGCTCCAGACCGGCCTCGGTGTGGACAAGGACGAGTACGTCTACCGCGCCAACCGGCACTACGTCGGCAAGGTGAGCATCCTCGGCTTCACCAGCGCCAACAGCTCCGCCGAGGACGGCGAGGCGGTGATCAAGGCGTACCTGAGGCACCTCGCCCTGCACCCCTCCACCGCGAACTACGTCGCGCAGAGTCTGGCCACCCGGTTCGTCTCGGACACCCCGCCGAAGGCACTGGTCGAGCGGCTGGCCAAGACGTACAGCGCGAACAAGGGCGCGATCAAGCCCACGCTGATGACCCTGTTCAGCTCCACCGAGTTCTGGGGCTCGGTCGGGCAGAAGGTGCGCCGTCCGATGGAGTACCTGGTCGCCACCTACCGGGTGCTCGGGATGCAGCCGGACCCCTCGCCCGACTACAAGAAGCGGGACGACCTGCGCCGCACCCCGTTCGCGGACGGGCTCAGCCAGCTCAAGAACAAGATGGAGGACATGGGCCAGTTCCCGGCCGGTCTCTCCACCCCGAACGGTTACCCCGACGTCTACGTCGCCTGGACCTCCGCCGGGACCATGGTCGCCGGCTGGAACGAGGCCCACGACGTGATCAACGGAAACCGGAAGGTGTTCTCCTACACAGCGCCGGAGAAGCTGGTCGCGGCTCCGCCGGCCACCGCCGGGGCGTACCTCGACGTCCTTGCCCAGCGGCTGGTGCACCAGAAGCTGACGGACAAGGAGAAGAACCTGATTCTCGGCATCGCCGGGGTGACCGCGGCGACGAAGGTCGACGCCACGTTCAACGGCGCGATCACCGCCGTCGCGCGGGCCCTGCTCGCCTCCCCCCAGCACCACCTCCGGTGA
- a CDS encoding DUF3040 domain-containing protein: protein MLSKEDQRRFDEITRQLRISDPDFVARLSDRVQARRGRLLLLLTVILWSAVPAVVVIGGWVAAVMAPVVLAAASVLAWRVRRLHH, encoded by the coding sequence ATGCTCAGCAAAGAGGATCAGCGTCGGTTCGACGAGATCACCCGACAGCTGAGAATCAGCGACCCGGACTTCGTCGCCCGACTCAGTGATCGTGTGCAAGCCCGCCGGGGCAGACTCCTGCTCCTGTTGACCGTCATACTCTGGAGCGCCGTACCGGCCGTGGTCGTGATCGGCGGTTGGGTGGCTGCCGTGATGGCGCCGGTCGTACTCGCCGCCGCCAGCGTGCTGGCCTGGCGGGTGCGCCGACTGCACCATTGA
- a CDS encoding SWIM zinc finger family protein, whose amino-acid sequence MSESTGAGSGRFADFGRPRKVDGGLRARTARGAIGSSWWSRRFVDVLESFALGTRLTRGRAYARAGQVLSLEVTPGVVTAVVQGSRPKPYRVTVRLRPYAEPVWVRIETVLAGQALFSAQLLAGDLPPELEEVFAEADAPLFPATVGDLTMRCDCPDFAVPCKHLAASFYLLAEAFDADPFQLLHWRGRTREELLDRLRTLRAEGTPSGLEEPASAEPLPGTAGRAVAAPSVGAELALADLPDAALATAIDRFWLPPVPLPDPAPILATEPDLLLRQLGAPAAAIGGPGLVERLHRAYARFGQPEQ is encoded by the coding sequence GTGAGCGAGTCGACGGGGGCGGGTTCGGGGCGGTTCGCCGACTTCGGCCGGCCACGCAAGGTCGACGGTGGGCTGCGGGCACGTACCGCCCGGGGGGCGATCGGCTCGTCCTGGTGGTCCCGGCGGTTCGTCGACGTACTGGAGTCGTTCGCGCTCGGCACCCGGCTGACCCGGGGCCGGGCGTACGCCCGCGCCGGTCAGGTGCTCTCCCTGGAGGTCACCCCGGGCGTGGTGACGGCCGTGGTGCAGGGCTCCCGCCCGAAGCCGTACCGGGTGACGGTCCGGCTGCGCCCGTACGCCGAACCGGTCTGGGTCCGGATCGAGACGGTGCTCGCCGGGCAGGCGCTGTTCAGCGCACAACTGCTCGCCGGCGACCTGCCACCGGAACTGGAGGAGGTGTTCGCCGAGGCGGACGCCCCGCTCTTCCCGGCGACGGTCGGCGACCTGACGATGCGGTGCGACTGCCCCGACTTCGCGGTGCCGTGCAAGCATCTCGCCGCGTCGTTCTACCTGCTCGCCGAGGCGTTCGACGCCGACCCGTTCCAGCTGTTGCACTGGCGGGGCCGGACCCGGGAGGAGTTGCTCGACCGGCTCCGTACGCTGCGCGCCGAGGGCACGCCGTCCGGGCTGGAGGAGCCGGCCTCGGCCGAGCCGTTGCCCGGCACCGCCGGCCGGGCCGTCGCGGCACCGTCCGTCGGCGCCGAGCTGGCCCTGGCCGATCTGCCCGATGCGGCCCTGGCTACGGCGATCGACCGCTTCTGGCTGCCGCCGGTGCCGTTGCCGGACCCGGCGCCGATTCTGGCCACCGAGCCGGACCTGCTGTTGCGGCAGCTCGGCGCCCCGGCGGCGGCGATCGGCGGTCCCGGGCTGGTCGAACGCCTACACCGGGCGTACGCCCGTTTCGGCCAGCCGGAACAGTGA
- a CDS encoding DEAD/DEAH box helicase — translation MRVVHGVWLVGGRLALWAEDAALGMAPARRVGRERGHPFAAGYAALADTLGEVAAKAATSTALLTLPTRAGAPADSPELVRGADQAGPATGRLTLAAWRVPTLEYDADHALPVLLALAASSTVVRGGTLRLVEELAGFATDLVSRGRTLPGVLAGPDGSDGTAVAVWRPLLTGADAARARALAMALPPAVRAAEPETSAAALVADALETLTDAAARTALEGVRLIDSRATGVSPGVRAWLRALTGRERRFPITPAALGTLVGEIGVWQRDAAGSPVRACFRLVEPPAPDADLVGEGEDGVSGGADGRGDGVGIEVDDGDGWRVEFALQSAEEPSLIVGADRIWQTRGGLRALARHLDAPQETLLAELGRASRLWPELTGALRTAMPDGLALDTEGAHRFLRDGAPVLHAAGFGVLLPSWWSRPSARLGARLQAKSRTAPGTVAVRSSLGLDALVDYKWELALGDQPLSGRELRDLAKLKSPLVRLRGQWVELDARRLAAGLKLLRDGGELTVGDLLRMGLATPDEPDALPVLTVTADGPLGDLLAGQAERHLTPRDEPDGFRGTLRPYQKRGLAWLAFLQSLGLGGVLADDMGLGKTVQLLALLAGDEPGCGPTLLVCPMSLVGNWQREAAKFAPGLRVHVHHGAERARGGTFTEAVRDADLVLTTYSVAARDAVELAEVDWHRLVVDEAQAIKNAATRQAAAVRALPARHRIAVTGTPVENRLADLWSIMEFANPGLLGTATAFKKRYAVPIERHGDDDAAQRLRRITGPFVLRRTKTDKSIISDLPEKLEMEVLCNLTAEQGSLYQAVVDDMMARIESSSGIERRGLVLATMTKLKQVCNHPAQLLRDGSNLTGRSGKLARLEEIVDEVLAAGEKALLFTQYAEFGNMLRAHLSARLGREVLYLHGGVGKAARDNLVARFQSDAGPPLFVLSIKAGGTGLTLTAANHVVHVDRWWNPAVEDQATDRAFRIGQRRAVQVRKFVCAGTVEEKISAMIAEKRGLATKIVGTGEQWVTELSTSELRGLFALEAGAVVE, via the coding sequence TTGCGGGTGGTGCACGGGGTGTGGCTGGTGGGAGGCCGGCTGGCACTCTGGGCGGAGGACGCGGCGCTGGGCATGGCACCGGCGCGGCGGGTGGGGCGCGAGCGCGGGCACCCGTTCGCCGCCGGCTACGCCGCGCTCGCCGACACGCTCGGCGAGGTCGCCGCGAAGGCCGCGACCAGCACCGCACTGCTCACGCTGCCGACCCGGGCCGGCGCCCCGGCCGACTCACCGGAGCTGGTCCGTGGGGCCGACCAGGCCGGACCGGCCACCGGTCGGCTCACCCTGGCCGCCTGGCGGGTGCCGACCCTGGAGTACGACGCCGACCACGCCCTGCCGGTCCTGCTCGCGCTCGCCGCCTCCTCGACCGTGGTCCGGGGCGGGACACTGCGACTGGTCGAGGAACTCGCCGGCTTCGCCACCGACCTGGTGAGCCGGGGCCGTACGCTGCCCGGGGTGCTGGCCGGTCCGGACGGCTCCGACGGTACGGCGGTCGCGGTCTGGCGTCCGCTGCTCACCGGTGCCGACGCGGCCCGTGCACGCGCCCTGGCGATGGCGCTGCCGCCGGCCGTACGGGCCGCCGAGCCGGAAACCTCCGCCGCCGCGCTGGTCGCCGACGCTCTGGAAACGCTCACCGACGCCGCCGCCCGGACCGCCCTGGAGGGCGTACGCCTGATCGACTCCCGGGCCACCGGCGTCTCGCCGGGCGTACGGGCCTGGCTGCGGGCGCTGACCGGGCGGGAGCGTCGGTTCCCGATCACCCCGGCGGCGTTGGGCACCCTGGTCGGGGAGATCGGTGTCTGGCAGCGGGACGCGGCGGGCAGCCCGGTACGGGCCTGCTTCCGGCTGGTCGAGCCGCCGGCACCCGACGCCGACCTGGTCGGGGAGGGCGAGGACGGCGTCAGTGGCGGCGCCGACGGGCGGGGCGACGGGGTCGGGATCGAGGTGGACGACGGGGACGGGTGGCGGGTCGAGTTCGCGCTCCAGTCCGCCGAGGAGCCGAGCCTGATCGTCGGCGCGGACCGGATCTGGCAGACCCGGGGCGGGCTGCGGGCACTGGCCCGGCACCTCGACGCCCCGCAGGAGACGCTCCTGGCGGAGCTCGGTCGGGCCAGCCGGCTCTGGCCGGAGCTGACCGGGGCGCTGCGTACGGCGATGCCGGACGGGCTGGCGCTGGACACCGAGGGGGCGCACCGGTTTCTCCGTGACGGGGCGCCGGTGCTGCACGCGGCCGGCTTCGGGGTGCTGCTCCCGTCCTGGTGGTCACGGCCGAGTGCCCGGCTCGGGGCCCGGTTGCAGGCGAAGAGCCGTACCGCGCCGGGCACGGTCGCGGTTCGCAGCTCGCTCGGCCTCGACGCGCTGGTCGACTACAAGTGGGAGCTGGCCCTCGGTGACCAGCCCCTGTCCGGCCGGGAACTGCGGGACCTGGCCAAGCTGAAGAGCCCGCTGGTACGGCTGCGCGGGCAGTGGGTCGAGTTGGACGCCCGACGGCTGGCCGCCGGTCTGAAGCTGCTCCGCGACGGTGGTGAACTGACCGTCGGTGACCTGCTGCGGATGGGGCTGGCCACGCCGGACGAGCCGGACGCGTTGCCGGTGCTGACGGTCACCGCGGACGGCCCGCTCGGTGACCTGCTCGCCGGTCAGGCCGAGCGGCACCTCACCCCGCGCGACGAGCCGGACGGGTTCCGGGGCACGCTGCGGCCGTACCAGAAACGGGGTCTGGCCTGGTTGGCGTTCCTTCAGTCGCTGGGGCTCGGCGGGGTGCTCGCCGACGACATGGGGCTGGGCAAGACGGTGCAGTTGCTGGCCCTGCTCGCCGGTGACGAGCCGGGGTGCGGGCCGACCCTGCTGGTCTGTCCGATGTCGTTGGTCGGCAACTGGCAGCGGGAGGCGGCGAAGTTCGCGCCGGGGTTGCGCGTACACGTGCACCACGGGGCCGAGCGGGCGCGGGGCGGCACGTTCACCGAGGCGGTGCGGGACGCGGACCTGGTGCTGACCACCTATTCGGTGGCGGCCCGGGACGCGGTGGAGCTGGCCGAGGTCGACTGGCACCGGTTGGTGGTGGACGAGGCACAGGCGATCAAGAACGCCGCGACGCGGCAGGCCGCCGCGGTCCGCGCGTTGCCCGCCCGGCACCGGATCGCGGTCACCGGTACGCCGGTGGAGAACCGTCTCGCCGACCTCTGGTCGATCATGGAGTTCGCGAACCCGGGCCTGCTCGGCACCGCCACCGCGTTCAAGAAGCGGTACGCGGTGCCGATCGAGCGGCACGGCGACGACGACGCGGCGCAGCGGTTGCGGCGGATCACCGGCCCGTTCGTGCTGCGGCGTACCAAGACCGACAAGTCGATCATCTCCGATCTGCCGGAGAAGCTGGAGATGGAGGTGCTCTGCAACCTCACCGCCGAACAGGGCTCGCTCTATCAGGCGGTGGTCGACGACATGATGGCCCGGATCGAGTCCAGCAGCGGGATCGAGCGACGCGGTCTGGTGCTCGCCACGATGACCAAACTCAAGCAGGTCTGCAACCACCCGGCGCAACTGCTGCGCGACGGGTCGAACCTGACCGGCCGCTCGGGCAAACTGGCCCGGCTGGAGGAGATCGTCGACGAGGTGCTCGCGGCGGGGGAGAAGGCGCTGCTCTTCACCCAGTACGCCGAGTTCGGCAACATGCTCCGGGCGCACCTGTCGGCCCGGCTCGGGCGCGAGGTGCTCTACCTGCACGGTGGGGTCGGCAAGGCGGCACGGGACAACCTGGTGGCCCGGTTCCAGTCCGACGCCGGACCACCGCTCTTCGTACTCTCGATCAAGGCCGGCGGCACCGGGTTGACCCTCACCGCCGCCAACCACGTCGTGCACGTGGACCGCTGGTGGAACCCGGCGGTCGAGGACCAGGCCACCGACCGGGCCTTCCGGATCGGTCAGCGCCGGGCGGTGCAGGTACGCAAGTTCGTCTGCGCCGGCACGGTCGAGGAGAAGATCTCCGCGATGATCGCGGAGAAGCGCGGGCTCGCCACGAAGATCGTCGGCACCGGTGAGCAGTGGGTGACCGAACTGTCCACGTCGGAGCTGCGCGGACTGTTCGCGCTGGAGGCCGGGGCGGTGGTCGAGTGA
- a CDS encoding alpha/beta hydrolase: MTESTTKRNAVVIPGGQFGPYVPLLMYAADAAEVRGAAIRAISWPGPEQPMEVPPDDRQGWVTARVAPVLDGLETRTAPPDELTAPPPDGLPLLIGKSFGTYATALAADRGLPAVWLTPLLVHEPVVAALRRATAPALLIGGTADPTWDSRLARQLSPYVLEVTDADHGMYLPGPLAGSAAVLGRVATAVEEFLDNTLWR; the protein is encoded by the coding sequence ATGACCGAGTCGACGACGAAACGGAACGCCGTGGTGATCCCCGGCGGGCAGTTCGGGCCGTACGTGCCGCTGCTGATGTACGCCGCCGACGCGGCGGAGGTCCGGGGAGCCGCGATCCGCGCGATCTCCTGGCCGGGGCCGGAGCAGCCGATGGAGGTGCCGCCGGACGACCGGCAGGGTTGGGTGACCGCCCGGGTCGCTCCGGTGCTGGACGGGCTGGAGACACGAACGGCGCCGCCGGACGAGCTGACCGCTCCCCCGCCGGATGGCCTTCCGCTGCTCATCGGCAAGTCGTTCGGGACGTACGCGACCGCCCTCGCCGCCGACCGGGGACTGCCGGCGGTCTGGCTCACCCCGCTGCTGGTCCACGAGCCGGTGGTGGCGGCGCTGCGGCGGGCGACCGCCCCGGCGCTGCTGATCGGGGGCACCGCCGACCCGACGTGGGACAGCCGGCTCGCCCGCCAGCTCTCGCCGTACGTGCTGGAGGTGACCGACGCCGACCACGGCATGTACCTGCCCGGTCCACTCGCCGGCTCGGCGGCGGTGCTCGGCCGGGTCGCCACCGCGGTCGAGGAGTTCCTGGACAACACACTCTGGCGCTGA
- a CDS encoding S8 family serine peptidase — MFTSRRRIPRWAAGVAAALAAVLVLPAGAATAAPTSATVDPLRKVDPRLLQPLSAGASMSFFVELADELKLDEAELDRVERTAAGKAGRIARTTRVYQTKVSHAEQTQRGLRSLLRERKADFTPFWIANVIEVTGTLDLVTELAKRADVARIAPVGHTTLEEPTASSGATASATVPWNLSQIGADKVWNEYGVRGEGIVVGSIDTGVQYNHPALVRQYRGNTGKGTFSHDYNWFDPTNGCGATPCDNIGHGTHTVGTMVGDDGAGTVVGVAPGATWIAAKGCGDSFCEDPHLLAAGQWMLAPTDRFNQNPRPDLAPDIINNSWGGANDGENFYEQIIDTWLAAGIFPVYSVGNDGEKEWGPCNTAGYPAVNPGVYAVGAVDNTGTIAPFSSRGKDGDPTVRPDIAAPGVNIVSSRPGNEYGADNGTSMAAPHVAGAVALAWSAVPNLRRDVATTRELLDRTAHDVDDRQCGGTAADNNVYGEGLLDAYALVTAASSAQLGGVVVTATRGGQPLPGTKVTLTSDTVDRSARTDEHGTVQLGRVPAGEYTLTASFFGQRTRQQTITVAGDGTATLTVDLSESVPWHAVHGTVTDPAGRPVVGAQVSLVGETFPGFTTGADGTYTGLLPEADYEVQVTHGRWLARKTVPFTVDGDETLDVTLEAKTDAYGYAAGVADTAWVNGGSVLPLTGDRASRVVELPFPVTFYGTTYTGASVHTDGYLTFGTGATTSTGDNAALPALSVPAAAVHAFWDDLVLDNVSTVRTKTSGSTPNRQFVISWTRAALKSSPKSRLDFQIVLAENGTVTLQYRNLAQGATGATATVGIAEKPAGTALTYSANEAALDAGTAVTFRVPGTGVLRGTVRDANDRQPLADATVRIQAPGVPAPVTVTSDKDGFYQAEVPAGELSVTATSFGYDLPAETLTVAEASVVKHDIALRTPLLVSNKGAVTVTARAGGTRTATVSLTNRGDLDANWQAREIDSPTPPASAPGQVLGSFPLSGLFSGVGIGYRNGEVYVVDTYFTGKLQKFDRNGKLLGTGAVATGVSYTDMTYVADRDLMCATGFSITGGSPIECFDPDTLETKETIAGPWSGDNSYGLAYRASDDTFYIATYTPANTVIRHLAGFSHAQPGSVLGECTPTVPWVGGLALNEEHNVLWGLNNNNVGEAVWALDPNTCATLGSAPDPDADPVSGAGLDIDEHGDLWLVGQAVRSPGRAVAYHINGALPAYSDVPWVSVTNPNGQLAPGGKAEVGLTIDTTGLAPGVHAATVMVTSNAAKVGATPITVTVNVTPRG; from the coding sequence ATGTTCACATCCAGACGGCGAATCCCGCGCTGGGCAGCGGGCGTGGCCGCGGCACTCGCCGCGGTACTCGTGCTGCCCGCTGGCGCGGCAACGGCCGCGCCCACCAGCGCGACGGTGGACCCGCTGCGCAAGGTGGACCCCCGGCTGCTCCAGCCGCTCTCCGCCGGCGCCAGCATGAGCTTCTTCGTGGAGTTGGCCGACGAGCTCAAGCTCGACGAGGCCGAGCTCGACCGGGTCGAGCGGACGGCTGCCGGCAAGGCCGGCCGGATCGCGCGTACGACCCGCGTCTACCAGACGAAGGTCTCGCACGCCGAGCAGACCCAGCGTGGGCTGCGGTCGCTGCTGCGGGAGCGCAAGGCCGACTTCACGCCCTTCTGGATCGCGAACGTCATCGAGGTGACCGGCACCCTCGACCTCGTCACCGAACTCGCCAAGCGGGCCGACGTCGCCCGGATCGCCCCGGTCGGACACACCACGTTGGAGGAACCGACCGCGTCCTCCGGTGCGACCGCCAGCGCCACGGTGCCCTGGAACCTCAGCCAGATCGGCGCCGACAAGGTGTGGAACGAGTACGGCGTACGGGGCGAGGGCATCGTCGTCGGCAGCATCGACACCGGCGTCCAGTACAACCACCCCGCGCTGGTACGTCAGTACCGTGGCAACACGGGCAAGGGAACGTTCAGCCACGACTACAACTGGTTCGACCCGACCAACGGCTGCGGCGCCACCCCGTGCGACAACATCGGTCACGGTACGCACACCGTCGGCACGATGGTCGGCGACGACGGCGCCGGCACGGTCGTCGGCGTGGCCCCCGGGGCGACCTGGATCGCGGCCAAGGGGTGCGGAGACTCCTTCTGCGAGGACCCGCACCTGCTCGCCGCGGGTCAGTGGATGCTCGCTCCGACCGACCGGTTCAACCAGAACCCGCGTCCGGACCTCGCCCCCGACATCATCAACAACTCGTGGGGCGGCGCCAACGACGGCGAGAACTTCTACGAGCAGATCATCGACACCTGGCTGGCGGCCGGCATCTTCCCGGTCTACTCCGTCGGCAACGACGGGGAAAAGGAATGGGGCCCCTGCAACACGGCCGGCTACCCGGCGGTCAACCCGGGCGTCTACGCCGTCGGCGCGGTCGACAACACCGGCACCATCGCCCCCTTCTCCAGCCGAGGCAAGGACGGCGACCCCACGGTACGGCCGGACATCGCCGCCCCCGGCGTCAACATCGTCTCCAGCCGCCCCGGCAACGAGTACGGCGCGGACAACGGCACCTCGATGGCCGCGCCGCACGTCGCCGGTGCCGTCGCCCTGGCCTGGTCGGCCGTGCCGAACCTCCGGCGTGACGTGGCCACCACCCGCGAACTGCTCGACCGCACCGCGCACGACGTCGACGACCGGCAGTGCGGTGGAACCGCCGCCGACAACAACGTCTACGGCGAGGGTCTGCTCGACGCGTACGCCCTGGTGACCGCGGCCTCCAGTGCCCAGCTCGGCGGTGTCGTGGTGACCGCGACGCGGGGCGGACAGCCGCTGCCCGGCACCAAGGTGACGCTCACCTCCGACACGGTCGACCGCAGCGCCCGTACCGACGAGCACGGCACGGTGCAGCTGGGCCGGGTTCCGGCCGGCGAGTACACCCTGACCGCGAGCTTCTTCGGGCAGCGGACCCGGCAGCAGACGATCACCGTGGCCGGTGACGGTACGGCCACCCTGACGGTCGACCTCTCCGAGTCCGTGCCGTGGCACGCGGTGCACGGCACGGTCACCGACCCGGCCGGACGTCCGGTGGTGGGCGCGCAGGTCAGCCTGGTCGGCGAGACCTTCCCGGGCTTCACCACCGGCGCCGACGGCACGTACACCGGTTTGCTTCCCGAGGCCGACTACGAGGTGCAGGTCACGCACGGGCGCTGGCTGGCGCGCAAGACCGTGCCGTTCACCGTCGACGGCGACGAGACCCTGGACGTGACCCTGGAGGCCAAGACCGACGCGTACGGCTACGCCGCCGGTGTCGCCGACACCGCCTGGGTCAACGGCGGCAGCGTCCTCCCGCTCACCGGTGACCGGGCGAGCCGCGTCGTCGAACTGCCGTTCCCGGTGACGTTCTACGGCACCACCTACACCGGTGCCAGCGTGCACACCGACGGTTACCTGACCTTCGGTACCGGCGCGACCACCTCGACCGGCGACAACGCGGCGCTGCCCGCGCTGTCGGTGCCGGCCGCCGCCGTCCACGCGTTCTGGGACGACCTGGTGCTGGACAACGTCTCCACCGTCCGGACGAAGACGTCCGGCAGCACCCCGAACCGCCAGTTCGTCATCAGCTGGACCCGGGCCGCGCTGAAGAGTTCGCCGAAGAGCCGGCTGGATTTCCAGATCGTGCTCGCCGAGAACGGGACGGTGACCCTCCAGTACCGCAACCTCGCCCAGGGCGCGACCGGTGCGACCGCGACGGTCGGCATCGCGGAGAAGCCGGCCGGTACCGCCCTGACGTACTCGGCGAACGAGGCGGCCCTCGACGCCGGTACCGCGGTGACCTTCCGGGTGCCGGGCACCGGGGTGCTGCGCGGCACCGTACGCGACGCGAACGACCGGCAGCCGCTGGCCGACGCGACCGTACGGATCCAGGCGCCGGGCGTACCGGCCCCGGTGACCGTGACCAGCGACAAGGACGGGTTCTACCAGGCCGAGGTGCCCGCCGGTGAGCTCTCGGTGACCGCGACAAGTTTCGGGTACGACCTGCCGGCCGAAACCCTGACGGTCGCCGAGGCGAGCGTGGTCAAGCACGACATCGCGCTACGTACACCCCTGCTGGTCAGCAACAAGGGCGCCGTGACGGTGACCGCGCGGGCCGGCGGGACCCGGACCGCGACGGTGAGCCTGACCAACCGGGGTGACCTCGACGCCAACTGGCAGGCGCGGGAGATCGACTCGCCGACGCCGCCGGCCTCGGCACCCGGCCAGGTGCTCGGGTCCTTCCCGCTCAGCGGTCTGTTCAGCGGGGTGGGCATCGGCTACCGCAACGGCGAGGTGTACGTCGTCGACACGTACTTCACCGGCAAGCTGCAGAAGTTCGACCGGAACGGCAAGTTGCTGGGTACGGGCGCGGTCGCGACCGGTGTCTCCTACACCGACATGACCTACGTGGCGGACCGGGACCTGATGTGCGCCACCGGATTTTCGATCACCGGTGGCAGCCCGATCGAGTGCTTCGACCCGGACACCCTGGAGACGAAGGAGACCATCGCCGGCCCCTGGTCCGGGGACAACTCGTACGGGCTCGCCTACCGCGCGAGCGACGACACGTTCTACATCGCCACCTACACGCCGGCCAACACGGTGATCCGACACCTCGCCGGGTTCTCGCACGCCCAGCCCGGATCGGTGCTCGGTGAGTGCACCCCCACCGTGCCGTGGGTCGGCGGTCTGGCGCTCAACGAGGAGCACAACGTGCTCTGGGGGCTCAACAACAACAACGTCGGTGAGGCGGTCTGGGCGCTCGACCCGAACACCTGCGCCACGCTCGGTTCGGCTCCGGACCCGGACGCCGACCCGGTCAGCGGTGCCGGGCTCGACATCGACGAGCACGGTGACCTGTGGCTGGTCGGCCAGGCCGTCCGGTCCCCGGGCAGGGCGGTGGCCTACCACATCAACGGTGCCCTCCCGGCGTACAGCGACGTGCCGTGGGTGTCCGTGACCAACCCGAACGGGCAGCTCGCCCCTGGCGGCAAGGCCGAGGTGGGGTTGACCATCGACACCACCGGTCTGGCGCCGGGTGTGCACGCCGCCACGGTGATGGTGACCAGCAACGCGGCGAAGGTCGGGGCGACGCCGATCACCGTGACGGTCAACGTCACTCCGCGCGGCTGA